The stretch of DNA GATGGTGCGGTTGATCACACAACAGAAGACGTTTCTCTAAGCTTTGGCGATGTCATCAGGGTTGCAGGAACCGATGAACAACTTGCCAATCTTAGCATTGTATTAGGTCAAGAGATTGGTGAAGATCACGAGTTCCAAGACAATATGATCGTCCTACGACTACTCACAACATCTAAAGAGATTGTGGGTAAAAAGATCGGTATGATTAAAGAACTCAAATCCCTTCGTGCCGTTATTACCAAAGTACGACGTGCGGGTATCGATATTCCAGCGTATCCAAGCCTTACATTGCGACTGGGCGATAAACTCTATGTTGTTGCGCCCGATGCGTATGGTGAAAAAGTAACGAAACTCATTGGTAATGACCTTTTAAAATACCCAGCCGCAGACTTCTTGCCGATCTCCTTAGGTGTTGTTTTTGGTATTTTATTGGGAAGTATCCCTTTTTATATCCCTGGTGTTGGAGCTATCAAACTAAGCTTCGTTGGCGGTATTTTGATTACCGCGTTGGTGCTTGGACGACTTGGACGTGTTGGACCCATCGTTTGGAACCTTTCACCGCACTCAACTACGCTTTTAAAAACACTTGGTCAGCTCATCTTTATTGCAACGCTTGGAACGAATGCAGGCAAATATCTTGTCGAATCGTTAGAGAACAACGGCTTCTTACCCATCATTTTAGCACTGGGTGCGCTTATCGTTTCATTGGGCATTATTACCTTTACATGTAGAAAAATTTTGAAGATGAATTTCCTCGATATTTTAGGTCTCCTTTCAGGCGCTATGACCTCTACGCCTTCTCTTACGATGGCAAACAACATGACCAAAACTGACTACCCTTCCATTGCGTATGCAGCAGTTTATCCATTGGGATTGGTACTTGTCATCGTTCTAGCACAACTGGGTATGAAGATCATGTAACATGCAGATGAACATCCTGACGCACAATCATTGGCTGAACAATTATGTTTTAAACAAAGAATTTAGCTTACTTGCGGGGATTTCATCTAACGCTTACCGCTACTGGAAAAGTGTTGAAGCTGCAAAATTTGATGATGCCCGCGTTGTTTTTTTACGCAAAGAGAGCATACTTCCCAAGTACAAAGAGATCATCAAGCAATGCACTGACCTTACGGGGATGGTGCAGTCACAAGCCTTTTGCAAATATACGGGTCTTGCCCCTTCACATCTTATAGAACACAATAACTCCTGCATCTACAAAGCATTAGAAATCATCGATGTTTGCGATGTCAAATTAGTCAACCTCAAAAGATTTTATGATGATTTAAAACTAGACTATAACTATCACATTTACATCGAAAAATGCAAGTACTTCGGCCCTTCACCGTTTGAAAGAAAGATCAATCTTTCCAATGGTATTTGCGTAGGCTACTACTAAATCTTATAGTCCTCATAAATGCAACACAAATGTCACGTTTCGTCTGATATAATCATTCGTATAAAATTTTAGGAGGACCGCATGTTTGGAGGACGACGTATCGCAGAGTTAGAGAGCGAAAAACAAACGCTCAAAGCAGAGCTTCAAAAGAAGCAACAAGAAATTGATGAA from Sulfurospirillum oryzae encodes:
- a CDS encoding aspartate:alanine exchanger family transporter; translation: MINNEIFYLFAIISVGYILGNIKIRGFSLDVTAMLIVALIAGHFGMVISDAFQYFGLAIFIYAVGLQSGPGFFDTIKHEGLKLNLIATALLVLLFIIIFGFGYFFDLPKTIIDGIFTGALTSVPALAAALEIKHTPTTSVIFGLVYPFGIVATVLFIRVLPVLFRVDLQKEVEEYESSQKVRFPDIHTRNFRITNENFRNTEIKKSKIESMTSTVIERMTSDGAVDHTTEDVSLSFGDVIRVAGTDEQLANLSIVLGQEIGEDHEFQDNMIVLRLLTTSKEIVGKKIGMIKELKSLRAVITKVRRAGIDIPAYPSLTLRLGDKLYVVAPDAYGEKVTKLIGNDLLKYPAADFLPISLGVVFGILLGSIPFYIPGVGAIKLSFVGGILITALVLGRLGRVGPIVWNLSPHSTTLLKTLGQLIFIATLGTNAGKYLVESLENNGFLPIILALGALIVSLGIITFTCRKILKMNFLDILGLLSGAMTSTPSLTMANNMTKTDYPSIAYAAVYPLGLVLVIVLAQLGMKIM
- a CDS encoding cysteine permease, with translation MQMNILTHNHWLNNYVLNKEFSLLAGISSNAYRYWKSVEAAKFDDARVVFLRKESILPKYKEIIKQCTDLTGMVQSQAFCKYTGLAPSHLIEHNNSCIYKALEIIDVCDVKLVNLKRFYDDLKLDYNYHIYIEKCKYFGPSPFERKINLSNGICVGYY